The following proteins come from a genomic window of Panicum hallii strain FIL2 chromosome 8, PHallii_v3.1, whole genome shotgun sequence:
- the LOC112903188 gene encoding uncharacterized protein LOC112903188, protein MPPLDDKECYRYTTNGAAASGRPQRKNPAPSRPKPTPSKWDDAQKWLVGISSGRADGVHGGAARPRNSNADDRRLLGSSSQNGRVSCSSVDGALEYSMVMTAPPTPPQEGEGADDVGETKKIDCMVRQHGSPVAVIRSVCLRDMGTEMTPIASKEPSRTATPLRASTPVARSPISSRSSTPARRCQERPVAITTAVVGTTTEPAAAGKVGCAGEEGPVAHVPSSANSLESRAAAWDEAERAKFTARYKREEVKIQAWENHEKRKAEMEMKKLQMKAEQMKARAQEKLANRLAATRRIAEEKRASAEAKLNERAARTSEKANYIRRTGLLPSSFKMPCLCG, encoded by the exons ATGCCGCCGTTGGACGACAAGGAGTGCTACAGGTACACCACCAATGGGGCGGCAGCCAGCGGGCGGCCGCAGCGCAAGAACCCAGCGCCGTCCCGGCCCAAGCCGACGCCGTCCAAGTGGGACGACGCGCAGAAGTGGCTCGTGGGCATTTCCAGCGGTCGCGCGGACGGGGTCCACGGCGGCGCGGCCAGGCCCAGGAACTCCAATGCCGACGACCGCCGCCTGCTCGGCTCGTCCTCGCAGAACGGACGGGTGTCCTGCAGCAGCGTGGACGGCGCGCTGGAGTACAGCATGGTGATGACCGCGCCCCCGACGCCGCCGCAGGAGGGCGAGGGCGCCGACGACGTGGGGGAGACCAAGAAGATCGACTGCATGGTGCGGCAGCACGGCTCGCCCGTCGCGGTGATTCGGTCCGTGTGCCTGCGGGACATGGGGACGGAGATGACGCCCATCGCCAGCAAGGAGCCGTCCAGGACAGCCACGCCCCTGCGTGCCTCCACGCCTGTAGCGCGGAGCCCAATCTCCTCGAGGTCGTCCACCCCAGCGAGGAGATGCCAGGAAAGGCCCGTGGCCATTACCACCGCTGTTGTTGGGACGACGAccgagccggcggcggcaggcaaGGTCGGTTGTGCCGGCGAGGAGGGCCCCGTAGCTCATGTGCCCAGCAGCGCGAACTCGCTGGAGTCCCGCGCGGCAGCCTGGGATGAGGCGGAGCGGGCCAAGTTCACGGCGAG GTATAAGCGTGAAGAGGTAAAGATACAGGCCTGGGAGAACCATGAGAAGAGAAAAGCTGAGATGGAGATGAAGAAACTGCAG ATGAAGGCCGAACAGATGAAAGCACGGGCTCAAGAGAAGCTGGCCAACCGGCTGGCCGCGACGCGGCGGATAGCCGAGGAGAAGCGGGCAAGCGCAGAGGCGAAGCTCAACGAGCGCGCGGCGAGGACGTCAGAGAAGGCCAACTACATCAGGAGGACAGGGCTCCTGCCATCATCCTTCAAGATGCCTTGCCTGTGCGGCTGA